The following coding sequences lie in one Peribacillus frigoritolerans genomic window:
- the qoxC gene encoding cytochrome aa3 quinol oxidase subunit III, whose product MKIDNSLPLEYSTEENRLKIFGFWIFLGAEIALFATLFATYFVLVDGTGNGPTGEHLFKLPTLMFQTIFLLTSSFTIGLGINAMRLGRQKATIGFFIITLILGLGFLGVEIYEFVEYVHEGATIQTSAFLSSLFTLLGTHGAHVTLGLFWGTFIVMQIKKRGMTPETTNKAFIFSLYWHFLDVVWIFIFSFVYLKGMM is encoded by the coding sequence ATGAAAATAGATAACTCGCTGCCACTAGAATATAGCACGGAAGAAAATCGCTTAAAGATTTTTGGATTCTGGATTTTCCTAGGAGCAGAAATAGCTCTTTTCGCTACACTGTTCGCCACTTATTTTGTATTGGTTGATGGAACTGGAAATGGTCCAACAGGGGAACATCTTTTTAAACTCCCAACCCTGATGTTCCAAACAATCTTTCTTTTAACAAGTAGTTTTACCATAGGTCTTGGAATCAATGCAATGAGACTTGGCAGACAGAAAGCAACGATTGGTTTCTTCATTATCACCCTTATTCTTGGTTTAGGCTTCTTGGGAGTCGAAATTTATGAATTCGTGGAGTATGTACATGAAGGAGCAACCATTCAAACAAGTGCTTTCTTATCTAGTTTGTTTACATTACTAGGTACGCATGGAGCTCACGTTACACTTGGTTTATTCTGGGGAACCTTCATCGTCATGCAGATCAAAAAGCGCGGTATGACTCCAGAAACAACAAACAAGGCTTTCATCTTTTCACTTTACTGGCATTTCTTGGACGTTGTCTGGATTTTCATCTTCAGTTTCGTCTATCTGAAAGGAATGATGTAA
- the qoxD gene encoding cytochrome aa3 quinol oxidase subunit IV, with product MKELFPRGQVMGFAFSLVLTLVALSVIMFDLSLKMAMIILLVTAFMQAALQLVMFMHAGESEDKASIYTNVYYGLFVALVTIFGTMLTMIWGYQ from the coding sequence ATGAAAGAATTATTCCCACGGGGCCAAGTTATGGGATTTGCGTTTTCTCTAGTCCTGACTTTGGTCGCACTATCAGTTATCATGTTTGATCTCTCACTGAAAATGGCCATGATCATCCTGCTTGTTACAGCTTTCATGCAAGCTGCACTGCAATTAGTTATGTTCATGCACGCAGGTGAGTCTGAAGATAAAGCATCGATTTACACAAACGTTTATTATGGATTGTTCGTTGCATTGGTTACAATTTTCGGTACAATGCTAACAATGATTTGGGGATATCAATAA